The Cotesia glomerata isolate CgM1 linkage group LG9, MPM_Cglom_v2.3, whole genome shotgun sequence region ggcgttagcacgtcaaaaattttttttctgcagatCTTTACGTTTCGAGCAATTCTAAAaagaatgacaaaaaaaatttttttatacgcccttttggcatggAACCTCATCTCACTGCTgtaatacgcccttttggcattagACACGCGATATTGTTGTGattctatttttcaaaaaaagtcaatatgtCAAATTTTGTGAGATACGACGTATTAGAATGGCAGTATCGATCTATAaactttgatttaataaaaaaagaaatttttttttttttaatttcacagtAGCTATTCcccttaaagaagaaaaaaacatttatgaCTCAGTGAAACTAAATAATTACAGATAATTATACATATAATACatgaatattaataagttatttataGTATGAAAAGTCACTCCGCGTTAAAAATCTCAAAGTTATTACAGAATGATAAAACATACACAAGTTTGTTGCAAGTTAATCTTACTAGCTCACTGTGTGCTGTGTTAAGTattgtgataaattattaaataataaaacaataaatataattatgtatagtgttttaaaataaaacctgAGACTTTGGTCCAACGACTATCAGTGTCTTCTGCAAGTATTGAGTGACTGCGCCTgtgaaattttaatgattatgaATGATGAAAATCAACGTCAAATAAACATACATTTTAATGATCATGAGCATGATTTATGGAGTTCAAATGATAAATGTCAGCAATACTTACCAACTGCACTTGTAAAGCATTTAGGTTTAGATTTCCAGGAGATAAACAACAGGTAGACAGGTACGGCGGAGAATATCATTAGACAACCATATCCCGTTTCAACAGGACTCGCGTACATTGGAACTACAGTCACGAATAGTGTCGCGAGGATGTAAAATATTGGAAAgatcaaatttacttttattggTCGTGGTAGGTTTGGTTGGGCCCACCTCAGCCAGGGGACACATAATACCGATACACCTATACTCaactgaaaaaaagtttttagataaatttattgtctTATGATtcaattaaggtaaaagccccaatagatgatcatgtaccagtatatgatcactccatgtatttgtatacctatatttgtgaatatagatatacaaatacatggagtgatcatatactggtacgtgatcatctattggggcttttaccttatatattttagaaagtaaaaactaaaattatagtatattacatacctaggccagtaaagtaagaaaagtctcagatcacatgtaattgttggccgaggcgaagccgaggttgacaaacaggtgatctgagacttttcttattttactggcctaggtatgtaatatactatttaaaaaattttttaaggaatttttttatgaaaagaataaatgttaaaatatcttttaaaacatatccaataaaaatttcttcagaaGTTGAAatgtttattgaaaattgtGAGTTCAAAAATCATcgaaattaagtttttttaagttgaaaaaattagtgaaaattaaaacagcgttcacttgaccattttttgatttgataattatttacaagtggggtccatcattttaattttcatttttttgaacgaaatttttttttgaaaattttgatgtatttttttaaaaatacataaaaaaatgaacaattaaaaaaaaaattgattaccataattttaacaaattttcaaaaaaattcataaattttttataaaattgtgatattcaactttttttttaattgttcgttttttttatgtgcttttcaaaaaaaaaaaaatatatatcaaaaacatcaaaaaaagataaaatagaaattttatccaaaaatatgagccaaaatttattccaagttttgaaggcaaaaaagctatcgaaatataaattttttgatatttttaatatcaacacCATAAAttcgccgtaaaaacaagcagaataaaaaaaaattaaaaaatgttaatttttcacctagatatggccaaaaattggtttaaccccacttgtaaatatttacctttgattttatttaacaaacaaatttcttccgaaaaattatttttaaaaaatttcattcttaatttttttaaatttctacatgtcaattttttttccataatttattatgaaaatgaagttagccgacatttaaaaatttttagaaattttttattgaaaaaatttcaattaaacaattaaaaaaaaagttttacatgcaacaaattttaaaaactatgagtgcaattttttataaatatctttttagttgtaatttaattaataaaaaaaatcagaaatttttagacgtctgctaacttcagtgttattaatttatttagtacaaaaatttttagagttattaattatttgttaaattaatttatgaaaataaagttagctgacatctaaaaattgttatattcattaaaaaattaatttaaaaataaatttcagatgtaaaaaatttgaaaaactataagttcaattttttttaaatatttttttttagttttaatttaattagtgaagaaaatgaaaaaaaattgattttgaacttttaaaagtttatatacaatactatttatgtctttaaactagatctaaaaaaatgataaaaaataaaataacataaataaataaacataccCAAGTTGCAAATCCAACATAGTTTATCAGAGCATTAATATTTGATGAAGCTAAATAACACATCGATAAGAGTGCCTGGAATGAATAAGGTTTTGAAATATGTATTCATAAAGAAATAACTGGCAGTGTATCTATGACAGTAGTAAAAGTTATTACCATGCAAATGACAGCTGGAGCAGGAGTTAATCTCGAAGTCTGTATCATCGTAAGAATTTCCGGCATTTGTCCTTCACAAGCACCCGCATAAAATAACCGAGATGAAGTCAATAGTATTCCGTTGACTGCGCCAAATGTCGAGAGGGCAACGAATACCGGTATCGTCCAGGCCATCACTCCAAAAAGTTTATTCGCAAACGTCTGGAATAATTCCATGCGagtgaataataattacaaactgtataattataaaatatttttttattttattttcagctCGAGTAAATATTCATGAGAATTAAATTACAGGAGAGAATAATAAAGTAAACGATCTGTGAATAAACTAAGATAATTAGTACTTACAACGGCGACAGCTTCACTAGAGAGTACTTGTTTGGGACTCAACGTCGTGTAGAACGCCACGTTCGTTAAGACATAGACAATTGTACAGAGAGTACAAGAAATTGCAATAGCTCGGGGCAGATTTTTAACTGGATCCTTGAGCTCCTCGATTATGAAATTCAAGTAATTCCAGCCATTGTAAGCGAATAAACCAGAATAAAAACTCAGAGCTATCGAGGTTACTTCGGTTTTACTCCCGTCGAAATTAAAGTGTTCGGTGtgtcctttaattttttaaataatatcattaattcattaaaGTATACAAACTTGaagcatgaaaaaaaattaatttttcaataagactaaagttagccgacgtttttaattttttgattatttttcatttattcaattagaacaaaaaaatttttttttaaaattgcacttatagtttttaaagttttttttacaaatgaaaattttttttaataaaaaaaaattattaaaatttttagattggctaacttaatttccataattttttatcatttttgaaatgtacacaaaaaataaaattttttgaatcaagtaaataattttgaagaacttgattttcttgatttgagtaaaaaaattcttaaactaataatttcttttttttttttttagtgcatatatatttaattatacgcacaatttttaaatttaatgtcgATCGAACAagtattttcaaagttatttttgtaaactttaaacttttttttttcaaaactctcttttcaaagtaaaagagataatactaaagttagccgacgtttctaatttttttattttttttttcatgtattaaattggaacaaaaaaacattttttaaaaattgcacaagtttttcaagttttttacaagcaaagtttttttttcaaatttttttgaaatgattttttcaataaaaaaaaattataaaaatttttagatgtcagctaacttaattttcatgtaaatGAACAAAATTTATGAAACAATGGCTGATAAGAGCAGTCTCAAATTttcacacaattttttttaactatatttaaaaaaaaaaataaagattaatgGATCCATACTTGATACTTAAATTAGCAaacacttgaaaattttattatttttcttgaaaataaaCTAGttctacaaaattatttaaaaaaaattgcatttataattttttaaagcttttaaatccgaaattttttttgctgtaatttatttgttaaaaaaattatcaaaattctcATAATTTAAGTctaaaattgtcttaaaaaattgtaattttttttttttcaaacttccattttgttaaaaatatatattttcatatttcttcaattaatcACTAGATAATATCtaatattaatagaatttttttagatttttgatTTTCGATGATTGAAACTGATATTTCGCTCACCGCAAGACACCTTTTTTAAAGGACCTCCCGGAGATCTTCTATAGGATCAAGAAAAgtcattatatataaaaagaaaaaagaagattattaaatttcagtCACGACTagatatctaaaaattttgatattaatcattgaaaaaacttGTTCAGAAAAAACGATTCAAAAATGACTTTAGTAAAGACTGACTGTGGAAAATTTGATCAACCCTAAACtaataaagtataataataagcAGTActtattagatttatttttaaatcgacTTGTGAAGCATAAATGAAGCTTTATACTTTGTACACTTGTTTCAttccatttgaaatttaaatagttcAATTTATTGTGGTGATTCTTTGAGACGTGCGATCGAATAGCACATAAAGTTCTTCTTATAATTCTATACGAACAGACATTACTTGATTCGACTTTTTGATTGGACAAATTGTCACGTCCGGCTACGGAGTTATGCTCAAAGGAATATAAAACCTTAGAGATATTTAtacattacatatatgtaatgtatacataacttattattttattaaaaagaaaaaaaaaacaagtaaaaAGCTGGATTTTCTcagtagatttttaattttttattccattatttgttattacttataatttataaaacaactTTTACATACCTTTGCAAAGTTGATATCCACCAGCACTTATGATTACCAGTAGAGCCAGCAATTTTGCGTATGTGAAAACATCTTGAACTCTTGTTGCCCATTTAACGTCCCAGCAATTTACAAATGCCAGCGTACctataaaaagtaattcaaCGATAAGTTAATTATACGCTTAGATGtaggtttattatttaattatatatttgtttaagtatttcaatttttaatttcaataacaaaCACGATTTATTTTTCCAGTTACCGAACGTCAACAGGtagttgaaatttaaataactgcTCTAGGACTAGATCGcttgtcaataaattttaaatatcaaagcAATTATCTGCATTGGTAAtggaaaagaaaatatatatgctAGGTTGactcaattttaaattatcggATAATTTACCAAGACTTACATATACAAACAACGGCTAATAATCTTGCAGCATCTTCCGGAGGTGAACAGTCCGGAAAGAATGGTTTAAGAACATAAATACTAAATGTTAGAGCAACAATTGCTTGACTGCAAGGTCTTACAATCATACACTCAACCCAAAGACGGATGAATGCTGCAAATGGTCCAAATGTTTCCATTATATATGCGTAGTCTGCTCcagattttttaatcatacatCCTAATTCTGCGTAGCAGTAAGCTCCaaccttttttaaaaaatttataataatttatttaaaaaatatttttttttaattaatttaataaatttttttaaataaaattttcaatacattttttttttaattaaatttttcaataaatttcttttttaattaaattttcaataaatttttttaacatgaaatttttttaaaatgaaattttttaaaataaaatttttaattaaattttcaataaatttctttttcaataaaatttttagtacatttttttttaattaaattttttaataaaattttcattaaattttttaataaatttttttaaaatgacatttttaatacattttttaaaatgaaattttcaataaattttttaaaataaaatttttaatacatttttttaaataaaatttttaataaatttttttaacataaaatttttttaaaatgacattttcaataaatttaaaaaaaattttttttcaatacatttttttaaatcaaatttttcaatagatttcttttttaataaaattttcaataaatttttttaacataaaattttttaataaatgtttttaaaatgaaattttcaataaatttttttaaaaataatattttataataattaattatgaaatattaataccattgaaaaaattccagATGCCGTCCAAACAATAAGAGCGACATTAGTACTTCCTGTGTGCATTATAACACCAGTTGGGCTGACAAATATCCCAGAACCAATAATTGAACCAACAATAACAGTTATTCCATTGAGAAGTGACATTTTAGCTTCcaatttaatttctccatTATCTTCGTCCTTTTTATCAGCATTAATAGCCAGCGAGTCGTAAGATCCTTTACCATTTTTAATGCTACCTTTCGTAGACATTTTTGTACTGTTTCTAAAgccaaaaaatcaaaattaattcagctAAATTAAGTAgtcatcaattaaaaaaaaaaaaaaaaaaaaacttagtcTATAAATATAAGATATAACTATTTTTGGAGATAATagattaatatgaaaaataaactcaCAATCTTCAAATgcgtaatgataataataacaagtcGTAAGGAATAATATATGCAACACTTGTATGCTTATTATCACAAAGATAAATGTTgaatgtataaataataattacagtaGTTCGATTTAATGATTACGATACGGCATTTCCTATTTAATATAAGAAATCGATTTTAGTAAAAAGTGTTGCGTGAAATCAGTGGACGAGTagacctaattttttttttacacaaaacaGACACCGATAAAAGTGAAAGACCgggtaaaaaattaagtacagCCGAATTTATTTCACAATTACATTAtgtaaaagataataaaaactGAATGAATGTTTAAAAATCGTGGTCTGGTTCTAAAACTTGCGTCAACTAGTGATAGTTATGTTACAACTGGTGACGCTCTGAGAAAATCAATACACCACGTGGATCAACGActtgtgattttttatttaaattattaacgtcattactttaaatgattataaacaatataaatatgaCAATAatgatttgataaaataatttatttgaatagaaaaaaaaacaacttgtTACCGACACGTTcgaattgattttataaaaactagcataaattaatatttgattattttatttaataaattagctTTAATTGTGTAATAAATAACTCTCACCTGTGCAAAaaacttagatattaaaatttagagaATAATTCactactaattattatttttttttttttaatttttaataattttaattataaaactaatttagaGATCACATATGATTCAGACACGAGATGGACCGCTCAGCGGCCGAGTATCTGAATAGGTGTCCTTATTTGtacctttatatttaatatttatttatctatctatccttctatctatctatctgcTTCTTGTATCAAAGCACTCGTAAAAAATGCCGCTACGATCTTTATATCGGAGAGTTTCTGCGCGTAAAACGCGACCGTCGCTCGACTTAACGCGCTCAATACAGTCCCCGTTCACGTATATAATATTCGAGAAAAGAGAGTAGAGAGCAAGAGAGAACAGAATGAACAGAAGGTCGGGGGGTGAGATACGTCGAGGATGTGGGGATAGaggaaaaaaatcgaaaaatagataaaaGGTCTTTCTCTGGGTTTTGGGGGGGTTGACAATAGATCTATTTGTTcggttataatatataaaataagttcattcaatatttcttcttttgtattttaaatactgtTTAGTTTTCGATggttgttaatattattattattacttacaCTCATTACGCaactgaataatttaaaaaaaaaatcaataatttcggTACTGATTTATTTCTGTTTAAAGTTTCTGAGTTTAAAGAAGAATGTAATTAATGGAtgattgaataataattgtttaaataataaattaatttaatcacaGGACTGAAGACAATTGAAGTGTaaaaaaaaggatttatttattttaaagtaaaataaatgttatttaatatgttttatattaaataacaaaacaaaaaatttatctttgcagattaaaaaaaagcgCTAAATTAGCAGATTtagtaaaagttttttatttttttttttcagtatcaGCATATCcttgagaaatttataaaacccGCTTCAATTCATCGAACAGATCTAGACAAACCAGACAATTCTCCAAACGGAATAGATATAGCTTCACGTTCATGCtcatgaatattaattaatatctttatatttttaataataggcatgtcttataatttatatgtaatGACGATTTTTAGCGTCACATCTTTAACTTTATTCGCTCAGAGATTCCAATAGTTTATAGCTGTTGCTGCTATTTGACTAAAATTTAccgtaattatttaatgagaataattaaatagtaaatattgCACTGAGCAAATATGATAGTTGTCATCACTCATCCTCACAgcaactaattatttattgtaccAATGACCTTCATGTCTTCATTATTAACTATTCTCGTTATTAAATGCGTaactatttcaattaaaaaattaataattgctgtaatttatttaatgtgaTTTTGAAACTTGTTTGTGTTTTACTttgttaatatataatatttattaatacatttCTTCAGTGATAACATTTGTATATGTGTGCAATTATTCAGCTGtggaaaataataatcaatcaacttttattttattaatctgtACTTTTTGCCTATTTATATCTTAttatactttatattttataatttttttatttaatggatTATAATGGtgctgaaattaataatttgttgatagataattttatttatttatttgaacgACAATCGACATTATACAATAATTAGTCTATTCcttagattataaatttaaattctggaATTTTGACTCGAAAATTGCacaaaaataagtttatttgGCGAtacctagaaaaaaaaataaataaaaaaaaaatttcgcgatttttctaataaaattaatttctgagtattttttgaaaattaaattgagacatttttttgttttatttaattaataaaatggttttaataattatcctcagagctttttttttaagaaagaaatttgtaaaatgtaaacttttttttgcaaaaaattaaaaa contains the following coding sequences:
- the LOC123271772 gene encoding large neutral amino acids transporter small subunit 1 isoform X1, giving the protein MSTKGSIKNGKGSYDSLAINADKKDEDNGEIKLEAKMSLLNGITVIVGSIIGSGIFVSPTGVIMHTGSTNVALIVWTASGIFSMVGAYCYAELGCMIKKSGADYAYIMETFGPFAAFIRLWVECMIVRPCSQAIVALTFSIYVLKPFFPDCSPPEDAARLLAVVCICTLAFVNCWDVKWATRVQDVFTYAKLLALLVIISAGGYQLCKGHTEHFNFDGSKTEVTSIALSFYSGLFAYNGWNYLNFIIEELKDPVKNLPRAIAISCTLCTIVYVLTNVAFYTTLSPKQVLSSEAVAVTFANKLFGVMAWTIPVFVALSTFGAVNGILLTSSRLFYAGACEGQMPEILTMIQTSRLTPAPAVICMALLSMCYLASSNINALINYVGFATWLSIGVSVLCVPWLRWAQPNLPRPIKVNLIFPIFYILATLFVTVVPMYASPVETGYGCLMIFSAVPVYLLFISWKSKPKCFTSAVVGTTRLMQKLMVVVGKSKPAQV
- the LOC123271772 gene encoding Y+L amino acid transporter 2 isoform X2 translates to MSTKGSIKNGKGSYDSLAINADKKDEDNGEIKLEAKMSLLNGITVIVGSIIGSGIFVSPTGVIMHTGSTNVALIVWTASGIFSMVGAYCYAELGCMIKKSGADYAYIMETFGPFAAFIRLWVECMIVRPCSQAIVALTFSIYVLKPFFPDCSPPEDAARLLAVVCICTLAFVNCWDVKWATRVQDVFTYAKLLALLVIISAGGYQLCKGHTEHFNFDGSKTEVTSIALSFYSGLFAYNGWNYLNFIIEELKDPVKNLPRAIAISCTLCTIVYVLTNVAFYTTLSPKQVLSSEAVAVTFANKLFGVMAWTIPVFVALSTFGAVNGILLTSSRLFYAGACEGQMPEILTMIQTSRLTPAPAVICMALLSMCYLASSNINALINYVGFATWLSIGVSVLCVPWLRWAQPNLPRPIKVNLIFPIFYILATLFVTVVPMYASPVETGYGCLMIFSAVPVYLLFISWKSKPKCFTSAVGAVTQYLQKTLIVVGPKSQ